The following proteins are co-located in the Brachybacterium sacelli genome:
- a CDS encoding LacI family DNA-binding transcriptional regulator encodes MPEDGSRQSRVTLRDVAERVGVSLATASKVMNGRADVRDSTRKEVAAAARALGYQPKRRDTDGRRSVMIHFDTLTSPYVLQILEGAEQSARRADVDLLVVSVDERGPGYQGPTRAMMADLSARGVEGLIAVTSPVGQQHARWSRDLKLPLIAIDPVTIGPDTKGVVAISATNWEGGSSAVQHLLDLGHRRIGIIGGPEESVPARQRVQGYHSALAQAGIPVDPALIEHGSFGYEDGQRGAETLLDLPEPPTAIFAVADTLGVGVLRAARRREVAVPDRLSVVSFDDTMIANWTHPQLTAVRQPLFSMGQVAVERLLALSSDPGLFAHPFKLETQLIERESTAPVAGT; translated from the coding sequence ATGCCCGAGGACGGTTCGCGGCAGAGCCGCGTCACCTTGAGGGACGTCGCGGAGCGGGTCGGGGTCTCCCTCGCGACCGCCTCGAAGGTCATGAACGGACGCGCCGACGTGCGTGACTCGACGCGCAAGGAGGTCGCCGCGGCCGCGCGGGCGCTCGGCTACCAGCCCAAGCGGCGCGACACCGACGGTCGGCGCTCGGTGATGATCCACTTCGACACCCTCACCAGCCCCTACGTGCTCCAGATCCTCGAAGGTGCGGAGCAGTCAGCCCGCCGGGCCGACGTCGACCTGCTCGTCGTGAGCGTGGACGAACGGGGCCCCGGTTACCAGGGCCCCACCCGGGCGATGATGGCGGACCTCTCTGCCCGCGGAGTCGAGGGGCTCATCGCGGTCACCTCGCCGGTGGGCCAGCAACACGCCCGATGGAGCCGGGACCTCAAGCTTCCGCTGATCGCCATCGACCCGGTGACCATCGGCCCCGACACCAAGGGGGTCGTCGCGATCTCCGCCACCAACTGGGAGGGCGGCAGCAGCGCCGTCCAGCACCTGCTCGATCTCGGGCATCGGCGCATCGGGATCATCGGGGGTCCCGAGGAGTCGGTCCCCGCCCGTCAGCGCGTCCAGGGGTACCACAGCGCTCTCGCGCAGGCCGGCATCCCCGTCGACCCCGCCCTCATCGAGCACGGAAGCTTCGGCTACGAGGACGGCCAGCGCGGCGCGGAGACGCTGCTGGACCTGCCCGAGCCGCCCACCGCGATCTTCGCGGTGGCCGACACTCTCGGGGTCGGCGTGCTGCGGGCCGCCCGCCGGCGTGAGGTCGCCGTACCGGATCGCCTCAGCGTGGTCAGCTTCGACGACACCATGATCGCCAACTGGACACATCCCCAGCTCACGGCCGTGCGCCAGCCGTTGTTCTCCATGGGGCAGGTCGCCGTCGAACGCCTGCTGGCGCTGTCCTCCGACCCGGGCCTGTTCGCCCACCCTTTCAAGCTCGAGACCCAGCTGATCGAGCGGGAGTCGACCGCCCCGGTCGCGGGGACCTGA
- a CDS encoding choice-of-anchor G family protein, which produces MLTPDRVPRDGIAPPPRGRSWRRRVAQGAALGFAGALLASGPASALGLDTYPDEPTESEASVAGMSLGGEDLIGLGQSQAGSASNPGPNNEAFNGAIGGGEVVDFGTGYQIPLDEFLEFGEVGAIQSESTATDDQNGEAITGIVGADGGLTLDGTDSDFGTARVDLLSIAKASGADTVTDQMVDQADLSFGLGGAWVESVNGEFQDPDAVGEMGQYRVGDMKLELHSPAVQAAGDGLSDAAGQMEQEVTDTINESLDLTSALPVPGLSVDTEVSSTLQEDVLDATLLGPIATDDGLAEINLGDGTVVVDLGRIGGNDDGLIDRPVGINNQNPNTELIDDETYPFIASSVHDVIDETVDLSVGTAMDSLESVSIGSSVSAPDGTTASWDMTLAGEVSNFECTPSGITGVATCATLEGAMGALGPVMTPINDLITNPEGVIYEAFTTIKTDLMTVPVRAALDPFLELIATNLFSVQINHQETQTCETSDGSEALSGLEVSALSIGVLDGTARLGIGNAGVRTDACGLAAAEPVVEAASPVPAGECTEITSSGWAPETEVTFQVTDAEGNPVGDPITATTDAEGNVPADTCLTVPEGTEPGDYTVVGEDPDGNTGESELTVYAPEAQVDSPAAPGECATVTSSGWVPGSEVTIQLTDAEGNPVGDPVTATADDEGNLPADTCVTIPEGTEPGDYEAIISDDNGAEIPAPVEVGEADADEATLEASSPVVPGDESTLTSEGWTPDTDVTVQLADPEGNPVGDPVTVTTDENGAFPEGSALPVPEDAAPGDGYTVTATDPEGTEATDTLQVVAADAPLVDASSPVAAGDDSTVSGEGWTPDTEVSVQLGDPEGNPLGDPVTVTTDENGAFPEGTVLPVPEDATPADGYTVTATDPEGNEATDTIEVTEADSADEVTIDASSPVRVGDESALTSEGWTPDTEVSVQLADPEGNAVGDPVTVTTDENGAFPEGSALPIPQEATPRDGYTITATDPEGTEATDTIEVVAPDAEVISLDAASPTPAGGESTLESAGWTPDTEVSVQLTDPEGNAVGDPVTVTTDENGAFPEGTVLPVPEDATPADGYTVTATDPEGNEATDNLEIAPADSADEATLEASSPVRVGDESALTSEGWTPDTEVSVQLTDSDGNAVGDPVTVTTDENGAFPEGTVLPVPEDATPGDGYTATATDPEGTEATDTLEVVAADAPLVDASTPAPAGGESTLTGDGWTPDTDVTVQLTDPEGNAVGDPVTVTTDENGAFPEGSALPIPEDAAPGDGYTVTASDPEGNEATDTLEIAPADSADEATLEASSPVRVGDESALTSEGWTPDTEVSVQLTDSDGNAVGDPVTVTTDENGAFPEGTVLPVPEDATPGDGYTATATDPEGTEATDTLEVVAADAPLVDASTPAPAGGESTLTGDGWTPDTDVTVQLADPEGNAVGDPVTVTTDENGAFPEGSALPIPEDAAPGDGYTVTASDPEGNEATDTLEIAPADSADEATLEASSPVRVGDESTLTSEGWTPDTAVSVQLINPEGEAVGHPISVTTDENGAFPDGSALPIPPEAKPGDGFTVSAGDREGNEATDTIQVVAADAPLVDASSPAPAGGESTLTGDGWTPGTEVSVQLADPEGNAVGDPVTVTTDENGAFPEGSALPIPEDATPADGYTVTATDPEGNEATDTLEVAAADGGTCVGDQTVTIEPDSVDAGGTVIVSGTGFAPGTGNVALVDGEGNQVGAALEIIEVGDDCAFENEVVVSTDVSPGDYELVVSDGDGNSASDSLTVTEAQNGGDPAPGGDDDSSVGVGEGNGNGGSGADGDLANTGFDVLPIAAFASLLTIGGAAALITHHQRKV; this is translated from the coding sequence ATGCTCACACCTGACCGAGTACCACGGGACGGAATCGCCCCACCTCCACGGGGAAGATCGTGGCGAAGGCGAGTCGCCCAAGGCGCGGCGCTGGGTTTCGCCGGGGCACTTCTGGCCTCCGGTCCCGCCTCAGCGCTGGGCCTCGATACCTACCCCGACGAGCCGACGGAGTCCGAGGCCAGCGTTGCGGGGATGTCGCTCGGCGGTGAGGACCTCATCGGACTCGGGCAGTCGCAGGCCGGTTCCGCCTCGAACCCGGGCCCGAACAACGAGGCCTTCAACGGTGCCATCGGCGGTGGGGAAGTCGTCGACTTCGGCACGGGATACCAGATCCCCCTCGACGAGTTCCTCGAGTTCGGTGAGGTCGGTGCCATCCAGAGCGAGTCGACCGCGACCGACGACCAGAACGGCGAAGCCATCACCGGCATCGTCGGGGCGGACGGCGGTCTCACCCTCGACGGCACCGACAGCGACTTCGGCACGGCACGCGTCGACCTCCTGTCCATCGCCAAGGCCAGCGGGGCCGACACGGTCACCGATCAGATGGTCGATCAGGCCGATCTGAGCTTCGGACTCGGCGGTGCATGGGTCGAGTCGGTCAACGGCGAGTTCCAGGACCCGGATGCTGTGGGCGAGATGGGTCAGTACCGCGTCGGCGACATGAAGCTCGAGCTCCACTCCCCGGCCGTCCAGGCCGCGGGCGACGGTCTCAGCGATGCGGCCGGGCAGATGGAGCAGGAAGTCACCGACACCATCAACGAGAGCCTCGACCTGACCAGCGCCCTGCCGGTGCCCGGTCTCTCGGTCGACACCGAGGTCTCCAGCACCCTCCAGGAAGACGTCCTCGACGCCACTCTCCTCGGCCCCATCGCCACGGATGACGGCCTCGCCGAGATCAATCTCGGCGACGGCACGGTCGTGGTCGACCTGGGCCGGATCGGCGGCAACGATGACGGCCTCATCGATCGTCCGGTCGGGATCAACAACCAGAACCCCAATACCGAGCTCATCGATGACGAGACCTACCCCTTCATCGCGAGCAGCGTGCACGACGTCATCGACGAGACCGTCGATCTCTCCGTCGGCACCGCCATGGATTCCCTGGAGAGCGTGAGCATCGGCTCCTCCGTGAGCGCCCCCGACGGCACCACGGCTTCGTGGGACATGACGCTGGCCGGTGAGGTCTCCAACTTCGAGTGCACCCCCAGCGGCATCACGGGCGTGGCGACCTGCGCGACCCTCGAAGGCGCGATGGGCGCTCTGGGCCCGGTCATGACGCCGATCAACGACCTGATCACCAACCCGGAGGGCGTGATCTACGAGGCGTTCACCACCATCAAGACGGACCTGATGACCGTCCCGGTGCGTGCTGCGCTCGATCCCTTCCTCGAGCTGATCGCCACCAACCTGTTCTCGGTGCAGATCAACCACCAGGAGACCCAGACCTGCGAGACCTCGGATGGCTCCGAAGCGCTCTCGGGCCTCGAGGTATCGGCATTGAGTATCGGCGTATTGGACGGCACAGCACGATTGGGCATAGGTAATGCCGGCGTGAGAACCGATGCGTGTGGTCTCGCCGCCGCCGAGCCCGTGGTCGAGGCCGCGAGCCCGGTTCCGGCCGGCGAGTGCACGGAGATCACCTCCAGCGGATGGGCCCCCGAGACCGAGGTGACCTTCCAGGTGACCGACGCCGAGGGCAACCCCGTGGGCGACCCGATCACGGCGACCACCGACGCCGAGGGCAATGTCCCGGCGGACACCTGCCTCACGGTGCCCGAGGGCACCGAGCCCGGTGACTACACCGTCGTGGGCGAGGACCCGGACGGAAACACCGGCGAATCGGAGCTGACGGTCTACGCGCCGGAAGCCCAGGTCGATTCGCCGGCAGCTCCCGGTGAGTGCGCCACGGTGACCTCCAGCGGTTGGGTCCCCGGCAGCGAGGTCACGATCCAGCTGACCGACGCCGAGGGCAACCCCGTCGGGGACCCCGTGACGGCGACGGCGGATGACGAGGGCAACCTCCCCGCAGACACCTGCGTGACGATCCCCGAGGGGACCGAGCCGGGTGACTACGAGGCGATCATCTCGGACGACAACGGCGCAGAGATCCCGGCACCTGTCGAGGTTGGCGAGGCCGATGCCGACGAGGCGACGCTGGAAGCCTCCTCGCCGGTGGTTCCCGGCGACGAGTCGACCCTGACCTCCGAGGGCTGGACCCCGGACACCGATGTGACGGTGCAGCTGGCCGATCCCGAGGGCAACCCGGTCGGCGATCCGGTCACGGTGACCACCGATGAGAACGGTGCCTTCCCCGAGGGCTCCGCGCTCCCGGTTCCCGAGGATGCGGCTCCCGGCGACGGCTACACCGTCACCGCGACCGACCCCGAGGGCACCGAGGCCACCGACACCCTCCAGGTGGTCGCGGCCGATGCCCCGCTGGTGGATGCCTCCTCGCCGGTTGCCGCCGGCGATGACTCCACCGTCTCCGGTGAGGGCTGGACCCCGGACACCGAGGTGTCCGTGCAGCTGGGCGATCCCGAGGGGAACCCGCTGGGTGACCCCGTGACCGTCACGACCGATGAGAACGGTGCCTTCCCCGAGGGCACGGTGCTCCCGGTTCCCGAGGATGCGACCCCGGCTGACGGCTACACCGTCACCGCGACGGATCCCGAGGGCAACGAGGCGACCGACACCATCGAGGTCACGGAGGCCGATTCGGCCGACGAGGTCACGATCGACGCCTCCTCGCCGGTGCGTGTGGGCGATGAGTCCGCGCTGACCTCCGAGGGCTGGACCCCGGACACCGAGGTGTCCGTGCAGCTGGCCGATCCCGAGGGCAATGCCGTCGGCGATCCGGTCACGGTGACCACCGATGAGAACGGTGCCTTCCCCGAGGGCTCCGCACTCCCGATCCCGCAGGAGGCGACCCCGCGCGACGGGTACACCATCACCGCGACGGATCCTGAGGGCACCGAGGCGACGGACACCATCGAGGTGGTCGCTCCCGATGCCGAGGTGATTTCGCTGGATGCGGCCTCGCCGACTCCGGCCGGTGGGGAGTCGACCCTGGAATCCGCAGGGTGGACCCCGGACACCGAGGTCTCCGTGCAGCTGACCGATCCCGAGGGCAATGCCGTCGGCGATCCGGTCACGGTCACGACCGATGAGAACGGTGCCTTCCCCGAGGGCACAGTGCTCCCGGTTCCCGAGGATGCGACCCCGGCTGACGGCTACACCGTCACCGCGACCGATCCCGAGGGCAACGAGGCGACCGACAACCTCGAGATCGCGCCGGCCGATTCGGCCGACGAGGCAACTCTCGAGGCGTCCTCGCCGGTGCGTGTGGGCGATGAGTCCGCGCTGACCTCCGAGGGCTGGACCCCGGACACCGAGGTGTCCGTGCAGCTGACCGACTCCGACGGCAATGCCGTCGGCGATCCGGTCACGGTCACGACCGATGAGAACGGTGCCTTCCCCGAGGGCACGGTGCTCCCGGTTCCCGAGGATGCGACCCCCGGCGATGGCTACACCGCCACCGCCACGGATCCTGAGGGCACCGAGGCCACCGACACCCTCGAGGTGGTTGCGGCGGATGCTCCGCTGGTGGATGCCTCCACTCCGGCTCCGGCCGGTGGCGAGTCCACTCTGACCGGTGACGGTTGGACTCCGGATACCGACGTGACGGTGCAGCTGACCGATCCCGAGGGCAATGCCGTCGGCGATCCGGTCACGGTCACCACCGATGAGAACGGTGCCTTCCCCGAGGGCTCCGCGCTCCCGATCCCTGAGGATGCGGCTCCGGGCGACGGGTACACCGTCACCGCGTCGGACCCTGAGGGCAACGAGGCGACGGACACCCTCGAGATCGCGCCGGCCGATTCGGCCGACGAGGCAACTCTCGAGGCGTCCTCGCCGGTGCGTGTGGGCGATGAGTCCGCGCTGACCTCCGAGGGCTGGACCCCGGACACCGAGGTGTCCGTGCAGCTGACCGACTCCGACGGCAATGCCGTCGGCGATCCGGTCACGGTCACCACCGACGAGAACGGTGCCTTCCCCGAGGGCACGGTGCTCCCGGTTCCCGAGGATGCGACCCCCGGCGATGGCTACACCGCCACCGCCACGGATCCTGAGGGCACCGAGGCCACCGACACCCTCGAGGTGGTTGCGGCGGATGCTCCGCTGGTGGATGCCTCCACTCCGGCTCCGGCCGGTGGCGAGTCCACTCTGACCGGTGACGGTTGGACTCCGGATACCGACGTGACGGTGCAGCTGGCCGATCCCGAGGGCAATGCCGTCGGCGATCCGGTCACGGTCACCACCGATGAGAACGGTGCCTTCCCCGAGGGCTCCGCGCTCCCGATCCCTGAGGATGCGGCTCCGGGCGACGGGTACACCGTCACCGCGTCGGACCCTGAGGGCAATGAGGCGACGGACACCCTCGAGATCGCGCCGGCCGATTCGGCCGACGAGGCAACTCTCGAGGCGTCCTCGCCGGTGCGTGTGGGCGATGAGTCCACGCTGACCTCCGAGGGCTGGACCCCGGACACCGCGGTGTCGGTCCAGCTGATCAATCCCGAGGGCGAGGCCGTCGGCCACCCGATCTCCGTCACCACCGACGAGAACGGTGCCTTCCCCGATGGCTCCGCGCTCCCGATCCCGCCGGAGGCGAAGCCGGGCGACGGTTTCACCGTCTCCGCGGGGGATCGTGAGGGCAACGAGGCGACGGACACCATCCAGGTGGTTGCGGCGGATGCCCCGCTGGTCGATGCCTCCTCGCCGGCTCCGGCCGGTGGCGAGTCCACTCTGACCGGTGACGGCTGGACCCCGGGTACCGAGGTCTCCGTGCAGCTGGCCGATCCCGAGGGCAATGCCGTCGGCGATCCGGTCACGGTGACCACCGATGAGAACGGTGCCTTCCCCGAGGGCTCCGCGCTCCCGATCCCTGAGGATGCGACCCCGGCTGACGGCTACACCGTCACCGCGACCGATCCTGAGGGCAACGAGGCCACGGACACCCTCGAGGTGGCTGCGGCCGACGGTGGCACCTGCGTCGGTGACCAGACGGTGACGATCGAGCCCGACTCGGTCGACGCCGGTGGCACCGTGATCGTCTCCGGCACCGGGTTCGCTCCCGGCACCGGGAACGTCGCGCTCGTCGATGGCGAGGGCAACCAGGTCGGAGCCGCGCTCGAGATCATCGAGGTCGGCGATGACTGCGCCTTCGAGAACGAGGTCGTCGTCTCGACCGATGTCAGCCCCGGTGACTACGAGCTCGTGGTCTCCGACGGTGACGGCAACTCCGCGTCGGACTCCCTCACGGTGACCGAGGCGCAGAACGGCGGCGACCCGGCACCCGGTGGCGACGATGACTCGTCCGTCGGTGTCGGCGAGGGCAACGGGAACGGCGGAAGCGGTGCGGACGGTGACCTGGCGAACACCGGGTTCGACGTGCTCCCGATCGCCGCGTTCGCTTCGCTGCTGACGATCGGCGGTGCCGCTGCTCTCATCACGCACCACCAGCGGAAGGTGTGA
- a CDS encoding copper amine oxidase codes for MNKSKIALAAVLVVTAGILVWVASIGPTAPGPDAPAETEAATGAVAELDCGEGQELSRTLTSGATWSMCWSIDPDMGLVVSDIHLTPPGAEPISLISSLALSQLEVPYDDGGRNTHDITESGFGGTKMKTLDEEVCTGDLLAADIPNIGDGSYGETETRQVLCSTEVDGGVSYHSSDAVAPAATRKQDLQLFTVSRVGWYEYITEYTFGADGSIDVQLGATGDLSPVDYTDEEHGWDVGDDEHAASHSHNAVWRVHWALGGDGGMQAEQFDAEPTGEMGEESALLTGDITPIRQPTTAQWQDRRWWRVLNPDVLNEDGHPISYQIDMKKTDSFVFADDLAEAQADGGGEGHEHESDLGYDVAFTNYDECERFAVKNRGDCGGGVQDFVEDGSEETLDDVVSWVAVGFHHVARDEDQSPMEMHWQGFSMLPRDLTAQRFDVPEGHEEVNGIPDSEWHESPTG; via the coding sequence ATGAACAAGAGCAAGATCGCTCTGGCCGCAGTCCTGGTCGTCACCGCAGGCATCCTCGTCTGGGTCGCGAGCATCGGGCCGACGGCCCCCGGCCCCGACGCGCCCGCGGAGACCGAGGCAGCCACCGGGGCCGTGGCAGAGCTCGACTGCGGCGAGGGCCAGGAGCTCTCGAGGACTCTCACGAGCGGCGCCACCTGGTCGATGTGCTGGTCGATCGACCCGGACATGGGCCTCGTCGTCTCGGACATCCATCTGACCCCGCCCGGGGCCGAACCCATCAGCCTGATCAGCTCCCTCGCCCTCTCGCAGCTCGAGGTGCCCTACGACGACGGCGGGCGCAACACCCACGACATCACCGAATCCGGTTTCGGCGGCACCAAGATGAAGACCCTCGACGAGGAGGTCTGCACCGGCGACCTCCTCGCGGCGGACATCCCCAACATCGGCGACGGCAGCTACGGCGAGACCGAGACCCGTCAGGTGCTGTGCTCCACCGAGGTCGACGGGGGCGTCTCCTACCATTCGAGCGACGCCGTCGCCCCCGCCGCGACCCGGAAGCAGGATCTGCAGCTGTTCACGGTCTCCCGCGTCGGCTGGTACGAGTACATCACCGAGTACACCTTCGGCGCCGACGGCTCGATCGACGTGCAGCTGGGCGCGACCGGGGACCTCTCACCCGTCGACTACACCGACGAGGAGCACGGCTGGGACGTCGGCGACGACGAGCACGCCGCCAGCCACTCGCACAACGCCGTGTGGCGCGTGCACTGGGCCCTCGGCGGTGACGGCGGCATGCAGGCCGAGCAGTTCGACGCGGAGCCCACCGGAGAGATGGGGGAGGAGTCGGCGCTCCTGACCGGGGACATCACGCCCATCCGGCAGCCCACCACCGCGCAGTGGCAGGACCGGCGCTGGTGGCGGGTGCTCAATCCCGACGTGCTCAACGAGGACGGCCATCCGATCTCCTACCAGATCGACATGAAGAAGACCGACTCGTTCGTCTTCGCCGACGACCTCGCCGAGGCCCAGGCCGACGGGGGAGGCGAGGGCCACGAGCACGAGAGCGACCTCGGGTACGACGTCGCGTTCACCAACTACGACGAGTGTGAACGCTTCGCGGTGAAGAACCGCGGGGACTGCGGCGGCGGGGTCCAGGACTTCGTGGAGGACGGCAGCGAGGAGACGCTCGACGACGTCGTCTCCTGGGTGGCGGTCGGATTCCACCACGTGGCCCGTGACGAGGACCAGTCCCCGATGGAGATGCACTGGCAGGGGTTCTCGATGCTCCCCCGCGATCTCACCGCGCAGCGGTTCGACGTCCCCGAGGGGCACGAGGAGGTCAACGGGATCCCCGACTCCGAGTGGCACGAGTCCCCCACCGGGTGA
- a CDS encoding LacI family DNA-binding transcriptional regulator, which yields MGTIPTMRDVAQRARVSPMTVSRTLRGEGTVGPELAARVLAAVEELGYRHNDWARGLKSGSSSGLVGLVVTNLANPFYAELATGVDRVVSGESLQLLFGSSGDDGGGERRAADGLAARRVEGLVVVPTADDDDFLAQLCHQLPVVTVTSRLADAQADSVTVDDFGGARDASRRLVLEGHERIAFLGLSHASRTGEERERGYLAGQEECGRPRDRARIVTLAADEAEADRQMWRLMSGPEAPTAVFAANNRNTIAACRWVAASGDPLRIIGFDAIRTAGLFRMPISLVEYSAEELGERAGELLLRRIRGGLEEPPRHEAIATQLAHYGAAGTL from the coding sequence GTGGGAACGATACCGACGATGCGCGACGTCGCCCAGCGCGCGCGAGTGTCTCCGATGACCGTCTCGCGCACTCTGCGGGGCGAGGGCACGGTGGGCCCCGAGCTCGCCGCTCGTGTGCTCGCGGCCGTCGAGGAGCTGGGCTACCGGCACAACGACTGGGCGCGCGGCCTGAAGTCGGGCAGCAGCAGCGGCCTGGTGGGGCTGGTCGTCACGAATCTCGCCAACCCCTTCTACGCCGAGCTCGCGACCGGGGTGGACCGCGTGGTCTCGGGCGAGTCGCTCCAGCTCCTGTTCGGCTCCAGCGGTGACGACGGAGGTGGGGAGCGTCGCGCTGCCGACGGCCTCGCCGCGCGGCGCGTCGAGGGGCTCGTGGTCGTGCCGACGGCCGACGACGACGATTTCCTCGCCCAGCTGTGCCACCAGCTCCCCGTGGTCACGGTGACCAGTCGCCTGGCAGACGCCCAGGCGGACTCCGTCACGGTCGACGACTTCGGCGGCGCCCGCGACGCGAGCCGTCGGCTGGTGCTGGAGGGTCATGAGCGCATCGCCTTCCTCGGGCTGTCCCATGCCTCCCGCACCGGCGAGGAGAGGGAGCGCGGCTACCTCGCCGGCCAGGAGGAGTGCGGGCGCCCACGGGACCGGGCCCGGATCGTCACGCTCGCGGCCGACGAGGCCGAGGCCGACCGGCAGATGTGGCGCCTGATGTCGGGCCCCGAGGCTCCCACCGCGGTCTTCGCCGCCAACAACCGCAACACGATCGCCGCCTGCCGGTGGGTGGCCGCCTCCGGTGATCCGCTGCGGATCATCGGCTTCGACGCGATCCGCACGGCAGGATTGTTCCGGATGCCGATCTCCCTGGTCGAGTACTCCGCGGAGGAGCTCGGCGAGCGGGCCGGAGAGCTGCTGCTGCGGAGGATCCGCGGAGGTCTCGAGGAGCCGCCGCGCCACGAGGCGATCGCGACCCAGCTCGCGCACTACGGCGCGGCGGGGACCCTGTAA